The Pyrus communis chromosome 2, drPyrComm1.1, whole genome shotgun sequence genome includes a window with the following:
- the LOC137725906 gene encoding uncharacterized protein, whose amino-acid sequence MDEKDDNRTGEIEETGPKSDGSSPNPNPKTARTKVPEVEVCLYRRGKGPIDTFKSGLGGWDQNQLEVGDILDKYGFKSLYAFNTESGRGVPIRFNPRNGRSMLPYRDGATVQIDGEPKDSLIQPVTKILIGVAFMTILITLVLRDPPQWIQKLNFTGGNFPPWIIALVIIVFTRMRKRTRDLLKKFGW is encoded by the exons atggacgaGAAAGACGACAACAGAACCGGGGAAATCGAGGAAACGGGCCCAAAATCCGACGGGTCTTCTCCGAACCCGAATCCCAAAACTGCGAGGACGAAGGTTCCAGAAGTGGAAGTCTGCCTGTATCGACGGGGGAAAGGCCCGATCGACACGTTCAAGTCGGGTCTGGGGGGTTGGGACCAGAACCAGTTGGAGGTCGGAGACATTCTCGACAAGTATGGATTCAAATCGCTTTACGCTTTCAATACCGAATCGGGTCGCGGGGTTCCGATCCGGTTTAACCCTAGAAACGGCAGGTCTATGCTGCCATATAGAGATGGAGCCACGGTTCAAATCGACGGAGAGCCTAAG GATTCATTGATCCAACCGGTGACGAAAATCTTGATTGGAGTAGCTTTTATGACCATCCTGATAACCTTGGTTTTGAGGGATCCTCCGCAATGGATCCAGAAATTAAACTTTACTGGAGGTAACTTCCCTCCATGGATCATCGCTCTCGTGATCATAGTGTTTACTCGAATGAGGAAGAGAACCAGGGATCTGCTGAAAAAGTTTGGTTGGTGA